The genomic DNA CCAAAAGGTGCACCTTGTCTAGTAATGGATTGTAGGTTGCAATCAAACACAAAGAGTGACCTTTTGGCATGCTTTCCTGATTTTCGTGGAAGAAGCATAATCCCGGGTATAGCATTGCTGGGAACAGAATCATGTAACCAGCAGTCCTTTATTTGAGGAACAGATTTCATGGGGAccccaggaaatacttctttaccgagagggtgattgatagatggaatggtcttccacgtcaggtagttgaggctagtagcacgctcgacttcaagaaacgatgggacaaacatgtggggtggCTACAGAGTTAtgatagaggatagtttctcaagggtggaagggatcatgattgggcagacttgttgggctgtcggcccttttctgccgtcatattctatgtttaatGTAATGGCTTCATGGGTCTTTAGGAAAGAGACTGTCCCTTCTGATAATTAACCTAAGCTGAGCTTCATACAGAAGAGCAGAAACATAAACAGGGCATGaaggacagacacacagacacatTCCTGAAGCCATATAAAGGCTCTTTATTTCACTGTGGcaagtggggaaaaaaaaaaaaatcaagtgtaAGCAAATATCCTATCAACCAAAGACACACTGGCACAATCACTGAGGTCTGACTTTCCCTTATGATCAGATGTTTACTAAGCCATGCGCTAATTAAAATACTGCAACTATGGGAAAGCTTGGTTGTGTATATCCGGAGCTCGCCTCTTCTTCTGCCATGGAAAATTGGCACCTCTCAGTCTGGGATGTCTTCTTCTTGTGGCAATATATCATCTATCCagttcatttccttttctttcccttcttGATGGAGCCTGGCCAGGGGTAGCCTCGGAGTACCAGGCAGTCTGCAGCATTGTGGGCAATGTAGTAGACATTGAGCATTGCTGCCGGGCTAAGGATATCCACTTCTTGAATGGGGGCTTTGGCACCGCCCTTCCCTGATTTTTTACCTTTGCCTTTTTTGCCCTTGCCGCCACCCTTAGCAGGCTGAAAAAATCAAAACAGGATACATGTTAATTGTTATATTGGAGTTCAATTTCTGCCTTCACTTTTCTGCCCCAGCAGCCCTTGTTTTCACGCTCAGCAGCACCTGGCACCAACCTTGCTCCTCTCTGCTATCTCCAAATCTGTATCCTTGCTGTTCCCCTGCGCTCACTTCTGCAATTTATCTAATTTAAAACATGCTGCCCTTCCTCCCAAGTCCACCTGAAAAACGACTCCTTCGATATACGGTATTTACCCTAAAAAAAGGTGCAGTGTCAGTTTGGTGAAATGGGAGTCCAAAAATTCCTGCCATGGTGCAGCATTAGACTGAGGAAGCTACTGAGTATCAGCTCATTCTGCCAAGCTGCTGTTCAGTTTTGTTTGCTTTACTTAGTAGAGACAGGCAATCCCCGGGTTACAGATGCACAACTTAAGTATGCCTAGTACTTAAGAACGCGATTGTGGctgcatttgatttcactgagcaggggcaaagactcctacacttctcctgcagcagattcaggaatgatgcatggccacattaagaacagtgtgtggttgtgcgtgctgtaccttagagggaatactggtagggacagttggcccttttgtcagctgggagcagagataagcagcaagaagcttaaaatctacaagtcccgagttacatacaaatccgacttaagaacagctttaaagaTGTAACTcgaacccagggactgcctgtattacagttatattgtaatcacaaataaATATTGGACATTGTGGACTGTGACCCTATGACATCCTAATTTTCATTTTACAGgtttaatgaaattaaaaaagaataaatatcGAATATAATGGCAATTACTGCAAAGATAACAAGATTTGCATGTTATTCTTTAGGAATTTGTCATATCGCCATATCGGCAGTGtccctaaactttttttttttttaaagaagtgcAGAGGATTAAGTAACattcactgggttttactaaaccacggaagagcttcttactagAGAATAAAACAGGgacattttccccatccccgcgggaactcattttcccatcccgtccccacaagttcttttcctgtccctgctctattcctgcaagctctgtcctcatctgcacaaggcctcaaacactttaaaatcataagagttcGAGGCTTGAGCGGTtgaagcagagcttacaggaatggggtaggggcagggacaaaactcacagggacggagaaattgagtttctgtgaggacggggacaaatttgtccccatgtgtcattctctacttcttactatgggccagtgaggtaaatgctccgatgctcataggaatagaatgagcatcagagcatatGACATGGCAACAGAATTAATCCCTGGCCCtgtggataactgcaggaaaccatcccatgtcattctttaatgtctacattaacttcagtccttctacaccagcgttcttcaatgcaagtcttgagggtcagtggttgggcccattcatactctgattcttatgtgagtcaaggataggataatgaacccattgtgacatcactgatgaggttggcttttaggcaatggtagactgaggcattatgacatcacaatctcagctctggaatgttgctactctttgggtttctgccaggtacctaggacctggtttggccactgcttgaaacaggatattgagcttgatggaccttctctctgtcccagtatggcaacatttatggtcttatgttccaaccatcccatgtcattctgtagtgtctatctcaacctcagtccttctacaccagcattcttcaatgcaaggcttgagggtcagtggctggacccattcgtactctgattcttccctctccttaaagaatgatacggggatggtttcccatggttaatcacagggacaaattctgtccccgtgtcattctctagcatttACCTCCCTGGCCTATGGTAAGGAGCTCttccgcagtttgataaaaggagcccattgtttgCTGAATATCTCCAAGATGACAAGAGATTAGTGAGGCATGAAGATCTTTTGCTTCTGCTACCAAATCATTAGCTTGTAAGGCAATGGCCCTTTGCTGTGGTCAGGCTAACTCAAAAATTGTCATAAAAAGTTCCCTTATTAATGGTAACAGAGAATTAGTTCTGAGCGTTAGGAGGCAAAAGATGTACAAATTTCTGGCTCAGTGTTCACAAAACTCCCAGGCCATGTAAATTATGGTGGTGTAGCGGGGTCAGAAAATA from Geotrypetes seraphini chromosome 9, aGeoSer1.1, whole genome shotgun sequence includes the following:
- the SMKR1 gene encoding small lysine-rich protein 1, whose protein sequence is MRQTKRSHKKKESPGSRPAKGKPAKGGGKGKKGKGKKSGKGGAKAPIQEVDILSPAAMLNVYYIAHNAADCLVLRGYPWPGSIKKGKKRK